A window of Novosphingobium terrae contains these coding sequences:
- a CDS encoding ABC transporter ATP-binding protein, giving the protein MATELQSRLSPSPIEAPHRPRGAAVRARGVTRRFGDRTVIDDLDLDIHPGEFVALLGASGCGKSTLLRILAGLDQEMSGDVLVSARRGVGFQAPRLLPWKRVAENVGLGYKGADGLSRIAATLAEVGLSHRARAWPKELSGGEAQRASLARALMRDPDLLLLDEPFSALDALTRMKAQALVGQLWSARGCAVLLVTHDVEEAMLLADRILVMREGRIEEEVSLPSPRPRSLDDGGFVQNRAEILGMLGL; this is encoded by the coding sequence ATGGCGACCGAGCTTCAAAGCCGCCTGAGCCCCTCGCCCATCGAGGCCCCGCATCGCCCGCGCGGCGCGGCGGTGCGGGCGCGGGGCGTCACCCGGCGCTTCGGTGATCGCACCGTGATCGACGATCTCGATCTGGATATCCATCCCGGTGAATTCGTCGCGCTGCTTGGTGCCAGCGGTTGCGGCAAGAGCACCCTGCTGCGCATTCTGGCCGGACTGGATCAGGAGATGAGCGGCGATGTGCTGGTCTCCGCCCGGCGCGGCGTGGGTTTTCAGGCGCCGCGCCTGCTGCCGTGGAAGCGCGTCGCCGAGAATGTGGGGCTGGGCTATAAGGGTGCTGATGGGCTCAGTCGCATCGCCGCCACGCTGGCCGAGGTGGGACTGTCTCACCGCGCCCGGGCCTGGCCCAAGGAGCTTTCGGGCGGTGAGGCACAGCGGGCATCCTTGGCGCGCGCCCTGATGCGCGATCCCGATCTGCTGCTGCTCGATGAACCCTTCAGCGCGCTGGATGCGCTGACGCGGATGAAGGCGCAGGCTCTGGTGGGCCAGCTGTGGTCGGCGCGGGGCTGCGCTGTGCTGCTCGTCACCCATGATGTGGAGGAGGCGATGCTGCTGGCCGACCGCATTCTGGTGATGCGCGAGGGGCGGATCGAGGAGGAAGTCTCCCTGCCATCGCCGCGCCCGCGCAGTCTGGATGATGGCGGCTTCGTGCAAAACCGCGCCGAAATTCTGGGCATGCTGGGCCTCTGA
- a CDS encoding YunG family protein — translation MTAISEKPFNHPIALYRALRSAWSAETASPPASWSADNPAKNHCSVTALIVQDHFGGDILSTRTVGGTHFYNLIDGTRWDLTVSQFAEPIPFDDTPPSREAAMSDTTPDKYRIITERLQRGG, via the coding sequence ATGACCGCGATATCGGAAAAGCCTTTCAACCACCCCATCGCGTTATACCGCGCGCTCCGCAGCGCATGGTCGGCTGAAACGGCGAGCCCTCCGGCAAGCTGGTCCGCCGACAATCCCGCGAAGAACCATTGCAGCGTCACCGCCCTGATCGTTCAGGACCATTTCGGTGGCGACATCCTCTCGACCAGGACGGTGGGCGGCACACATTTCTACAATCTTATCGACGGCACACGGTGGGATTTGACGGTCAGCCAATTTGCCGAACCCATCCCCTTTGACGACACCCCCCCCTCCCGCGAAGCCGCGATGAGCGATACGACACCGGACAAATATCGCATCATCACAGAACGACTTCAGCGCGGAGGATAA
- a CDS encoding ABC transporter substrate-binding protein yields MAQTQSTSRLIGMAALLLALLGGCKDHGKASGDPNDLSDVTIIVGTPNKTGLRRQLTAAGETTNLPYKIEWAVFDSTPPLTEALKAGKVDIGGGGETGVLFAIANGAKIAVLAGTEMRDPDKAVEVLVPADSPAHSLADLRGRKIALPYYTAQHYELARALDKAGLPWDRKLILNLNTVDGLSALVNRQVDALIVWDPNAAVAQTRFHARGIGSLRAIVPTAGMLYAAQASVEDPRKKKALQDLTRRIIRAQAWVNDHPEQWAQEMATQAQIPLPAARLTVSRNNADYLPAGDKDVVDRWQKEVDYFHQQGQFQTAFNIRDHLAPGFDAIVADENAKLPHKAGAAQ; encoded by the coding sequence ATGGCGCAAACACAATCGACCTCCCGGCTGATCGGCATGGCGGCGTTGCTGCTTGCTCTGCTCGGCGGATGCAAGGATCATGGCAAGGCCTCGGGCGATCCCAATGATCTTTCCGATGTGACGATCATCGTCGGCACACCCAACAAGACCGGCCTGCGCCGCCAGCTGACGGCTGCTGGCGAGACCACAAACCTGCCCTACAAGATCGAATGGGCGGTCTTCGATTCCACCCCGCCGCTGACCGAGGCGCTGAAGGCGGGCAAGGTCGATATCGGCGGAGGCGGGGAGACCGGTGTGCTCTTCGCCATTGCCAATGGCGCGAAAATTGCGGTGCTGGCGGGTACGGAGATGCGCGATCCGGACAAGGCCGTGGAAGTGCTGGTGCCGGCCGACAGCCCGGCGCATTCCCTGGCCGATCTGCGCGGGCGCAAGATCGCGCTGCCCTATTACACCGCGCAGCATTATGAGCTGGCGCGCGCGCTGGACAAGGCAGGCCTGCCCTGGGATCGCAAGCTGATCCTCAATCTGAACACGGTCGACGGGCTTTCGGCGCTGGTCAACCGGCAGGTCGATGCACTGATCGTGTGGGACCCCAATGCCGCGGTGGCCCAGACCCGGTTCCATGCGCGCGGCATCGGCTCACTGCGGGCCATCGTGCCGACGGCGGGAATGCTTTATGCGGCGCAAGCCTCGGTGGAGGACCCGCGCAAGAAGAAGGCGCTGCAGGATCTGACGCGGCGGATCATCCGCGCCCAGGCCTGGGTCAATGACCATCCCGAGCAATGGGCGCAAGAGATGGCGACACAGGCGCAAATCCCGCTGCCTGCCGCCCGGCTGACGGTCTCGCGCAACAATGCCGATTACCTCCCGGCGGGCGACAAGGATGTGGTGGATCGCTGGCAGAAGGAGGTGGATTACTTCCACCAGCAGGGCCAGTTCCAAACGGCGTTCAACATCCGCGACCATCTGGCGCCGGGCTTCGATGCCATTGTGGCCGATGAAAACGCCAAGCTGCCTCACAAGGCCGGAGCCGCCCAATGA
- a CDS encoding ABC transporter permease: MTASITALETASTLERLPSLAGRQKQLRVPRSLRRLSGVVLLLAGWALSSWFNWLPTDILPSPRSVVLAMGELLSDGQLVEALGASLTRVVIGCSIGIAAGVVAGLFSGLLHLGEDLIDAPVQMMRTLPWAGLIPLLIIWLGINEASKIALVALASFFPIYLNLFAGIRNIDQNLIEASHTLGLGQGEIVRHVVLPGALPNALIGLRFALGHAWLALVLAETVNSQTGIGSLTTYARETYRTDIVLVCLLIYALLGLSTDLIVRFLEGRFLSWRPSFKAA; the protein is encoded by the coding sequence ATGACGGCCAGCATCACCGCGCTGGAAACGGCCTCGACGCTGGAGCGGCTCCCGTCGCTGGCAGGGCGGCAGAAGCAGCTGCGTGTACCGCGCTCGCTGCGGCGGTTGAGCGGTGTCGTGCTGCTGCTGGCGGGATGGGCCTTGTCCAGCTGGTTCAACTGGCTGCCCACCGATATCCTGCCTTCGCCGCGCAGCGTGGTGCTGGCGATGGGCGAATTGCTGTCTGACGGGCAGTTGGTCGAGGCGCTGGGTGCTTCGCTCACGCGGGTGGTGATCGGCTGCTCGATCGGCATTGCGGCAGGGGTGGTGGCCGGGCTGTTCTCCGGCCTGCTGCATCTGGGCGAGGATCTGATCGACGCCCCGGTGCAGATGATGCGCACCCTGCCATGGGCCGGGCTGATCCCGCTGCTGATCATCTGGCTGGGCATCAATGAGGCCTCGAAGATCGCGCTGGTGGCGCTGGCCTCCTTTTTCCCGATCTATCTCAATCTCTTCGCCGGCATCCGCAACATCGACCAGAACCTGATCGAGGCATCCCATACGCTGGGGTTGGGGCAGGGGGAGATCGTGCGCCATGTCGTGCTGCCCGGCGCTTTGCCCAATGCGCTGATCGGGCTGCGTTTCGCGCTGGGCCATGCGTGGCTGGCGCTGGTGCTGGCCGAAACGGTCAACAGCCAGACCGGCATCGGTTCGCTCACCACCTATGCGCGGGAGACCTATCGCACCGATATCGTGCTGGTCTGCCTGCTGATTTACGCCCTGCTCGGTCTTTCGACCGACCTCATCGTCCGCTTTCTGGAAGGAAGGTTCCTGTCATGGCGACCGAGCTTCAAAGCCGCCTGA
- a CDS encoding TetR family transcriptional regulator produces MNSPENSLYFRSSVPLERRLVESVWQLWETIGHGAISARALARHAGVPLSTLYNHFPSMEQVFLKAQEEALIETRQWCAAQLEHLSEAVTAPAPASGLGTILAALIDEWTQSQRRLAFAWREGFLLARRDPHYSLLGQGWREVWADFWKTVCDLCGAGQHGEWTSFVFEAEAALHMLSWRRVLDRACLEELCQGWAAWLTGGLVADGPWRLAARHQALASLPDLPIQDETTQHIAAAAANVVERQGMARLTHRAVAAEAGVSLGMVSNRFRTSVDLVRTAFDVIYQRLAAPVHETPAEAEADSGIKGKLPDLTGETMHLSNRLAIEELMLAVARDEALQPFAPRIRYLRGHTSGKVLRMIAGPDIAISYLDAALFSDLLSGMQRAGIDLSSKDRASVGRGHLSNVLEMLRLPATL; encoded by the coding sequence GAGCGCCGTCTGGTGGAGTCAGTGTGGCAGCTGTGGGAGACGATCGGCCATGGCGCCATTTCCGCTCGTGCGCTGGCCAGACATGCGGGCGTTCCGCTCTCCACGCTTTACAATCACTTCCCTTCGATGGAACAGGTGTTTCTCAAGGCTCAGGAAGAGGCCCTGATCGAGACAAGGCAATGGTGCGCCGCGCAATTGGAACACTTGTCTGAAGCCGTGACCGCCCCCGCCCCGGCCAGCGGATTGGGCACGATTCTGGCCGCGCTGATCGATGAATGGACCCAGAGCCAAAGGCGCCTCGCCTTCGCCTGGCGCGAGGGATTCTTGCTGGCCCGCCGCGATCCGCATTACAGCCTGCTCGGTCAGGGATGGCGCGAGGTCTGGGCGGATTTCTGGAAGACGGTCTGCGACCTGTGCGGCGCCGGGCAGCACGGCGAATGGACGAGCTTTGTCTTCGAGGCCGAGGCAGCGTTGCATATGCTGTCCTGGCGCCGCGTGCTCGATCGCGCCTGCCTTGAGGAATTATGCCAGGGCTGGGCCGCGTGGCTGACGGGCGGGCTGGTGGCGGATGGCCCATGGCGCCTTGCCGCGCGGCATCAGGCGCTGGCCTCGCTGCCCGATCTGCCGATTCAGGATGAGACGACCCAGCACATCGCCGCCGCCGCTGCCAATGTCGTCGAACGTCAGGGCATGGCCAGGCTGACTCACCGCGCGGTCGCGGCAGAGGCCGGTGTGTCGCTGGGTATGGTGTCGAACCGGTTTCGCACCAGCGTCGATCTGGTGCGCACCGCTTTTGATGTGATCTATCAGCGCCTTGCCGCTCCGGTCCATGAAACGCCCGCCGAGGCCGAGGCCGACAGCGGGATCAAGGGCAAGCTGCCCGATCTCACCGGCGAAACCATGCATCTGTCCAACCGGCTCGCCATCGAGGAGCTGATGCTGGCCGTGGCGCGCGACGAAGCCTTGCAGCCTTTCGCGCCACGCATTCGCTATCTGCGCGGCCATACCAGCGGGAAGGTGCTGCGGATGATCGCCGGGCCCGACATCGCGATCTCCTATCTTGACGCCGCGCTGTTTTCGGATCTGCTTTCGGGCATGCAGCGCGCCGGGATCGACCTGTCCTCCAAGGACCGGGCCAGCGTGGGGCGCGGCCACCTCAGCAACGTGCTGGAGATGCTGCGCCTGCCCGCCACGCTTTAA
- a CDS encoding acyl-CoA dehydrogenase family protein translates to MSQTTTVPGKASADLRPDQAASQIAQGWGAGPSARYEQLAAPFRPVFQRIREDAAIRDTRRRLPFDELEWLKQARFTTLRVPESHGGQGVTLPELINLLIELSEADPNITNILRPHIGFTEDLLNSSHEAFRNRWLERIVAGDTFGNGFSETGGNVGAVTTSLVRDGEDYRLDGKKYYTTGTLFADWTNMGAVDENGDPTGAVIPTSAQGVQIIDDWNGFGQMLTGSGTTVFDQVRVPPELVNPEKGRARYVGAFFQLVHLATLAGIGRAAANDVARLIQERSRAYGHGNAAAARDDPQILAVVGKVRGAAYAAGAITLKVAEALQRVYDYNQSREVEAEEWAGAIADVEINEAVTVVSQLVLGAATDLFDGLGASGTSRDHALDRHWRNARTITSHNPRIYRDRIVGAFAVNGTLPVQPLRNAKDKPGKVDRNAASPPIL, encoded by the coding sequence ATGAGCCAAACCACCACAGTCCCCGGCAAGGCCTCTGCCGACCTTCGCCCCGATCAGGCCGCATCGCAGATTGCGCAGGGCTGGGGTGCCGGCCCCAGCGCGCGCTATGAGCAACTGGCCGCCCCCTTTCGTCCGGTGTTCCAGCGCATCCGCGAAGATGCCGCAATCCGCGACACCCGGCGCCGCCTGCCCTTCGATGAGCTGGAGTGGCTGAAACAGGCCCGCTTCACCACCCTGCGCGTGCCCGAAAGCCATGGCGGGCAGGGGGTGACCTTGCCCGAATTGATCAATCTGCTGATCGAACTCTCCGAGGCTGATCCCAACATCACCAACATCCTGCGCCCGCATATCGGCTTTACCGAGGATCTGCTCAACAGCAGCCACGAAGCGTTCCGCAACCGGTGGCTGGAACGCATCGTAGCAGGCGATACTTTCGGCAACGGCTTTTCCGAAACCGGCGGCAATGTCGGCGCGGTGACCACCAGCCTGGTGCGCGATGGCGAGGATTACCGGCTCGACGGGAAGAAATATTACACCACCGGCACACTCTTCGCGGACTGGACCAATATGGGCGCGGTGGATGAAAACGGCGATCCCACCGGCGCCGTGATCCCCACAAGCGCGCAAGGCGTGCAGATCATCGACGACTGGAACGGCTTCGGCCAGATGCTGACCGGCAGCGGCACCACGGTGTTCGATCAGGTTCGGGTGCCGCCCGAGCTGGTGAATCCGGAAAAGGGGCGCGCCCGCTATGTCGGGGCGTTTTTCCAGCTGGTGCATCTGGCCACGCTGGCGGGCATCGGGCGGGCGGCGGCCAATGATGTGGCGCGGCTGATCCAGGAACGCTCGCGTGCCTATGGCCATGGCAATGCGGCGGCGGCGCGGGACGATCCGCAGATCCTCGCGGTGGTGGGCAAGGTGCGCGGCGCGGCCTATGCGGCAGGCGCCATCACGCTGAAAGTGGCCGAGGCCTTGCAGCGCGTCTATGATTACAACCAGTCGCGCGAGGTCGAGGCGGAGGAATGGGCAGGCGCCATCGCCGATGTCGAGATCAATGAGGCGGTGACGGTGGTCAGCCAATTGGTGCTGGGTGCGGCGACGGATCTCTTTGACGGGCTGGGCGCCTCGGGCACCAGCCGCGATCATGCGCTGGACCGCCATTGGCGCAATGCCCGCACCATCACCTCGCACAATCCGCGCATCTATCGCGATCGCATCGTGGGCGCTTTTGCCGTCAATGGCACACTGCCGGTGCAGCCGCTGCGCAATGCGAAGGACAAACCAGGCAAGGTGGACCGCAACGCGGCCTCTCCGCCGATCCTGTGA